A stretch of Bradyrhizobium sp. AZCC 2262 DNA encodes these proteins:
- a CDS encoding ribokinase, producing MGRVFVAGSINMDVVATASRHPRVGETVAGNAVHYFPGGKGANQAVAAAKLGASTALIGRLGTDAFGQQLRTFLAAQGVDLALVKDTAGTHSGTAIITIADADNTIVVVPGANALVSADDVAAPVLAKGDVAVSQFEIPQATIAAFFERARAAGATTILNPAPAIACGPELLDLVDILILNETELGFLAHTELHDGDAPDRFVEAARRLQTGTNGIICVTLGRRGVLALVGGEALMIAGRAVKAVDTTGAGDCFVGALAAQLAGGTAIRDALNYANAAASISVQRMGAAPSMPMAAEVDEILAKRA from the coding sequence TTGGGGCGCGTCTTCGTCGCCGGCAGCATCAACATGGATGTGGTGGCGACAGCCAGCCGGCATCCCAGGGTCGGCGAGACCGTCGCCGGCAACGCCGTGCATTATTTTCCGGGCGGCAAGGGTGCGAACCAGGCGGTCGCCGCGGCGAAGCTGGGTGCATCGACCGCGCTGATCGGCCGGCTGGGCACAGATGCCTTCGGCCAGCAATTGCGGACATTCCTCGCCGCGCAAGGCGTCGACCTCGCGCTCGTCAAGGACACCGCCGGGACCCATAGCGGAACGGCCATCATCACCATCGCCGACGCCGACAACACCATCGTGGTCGTGCCTGGCGCCAACGCGCTCGTCAGTGCGGACGATGTTGCCGCTCCCGTGCTCGCCAAGGGTGATGTCGCTGTCAGCCAATTCGAAATTCCGCAAGCTACGATCGCCGCGTTTTTCGAGCGCGCGCGGGCGGCCGGCGCGACCACGATCCTCAATCCGGCGCCGGCCATCGCCTGTGGCCCGGAGTTGCTCGACCTCGTCGATATACTGATCCTCAATGAGACCGAGTTGGGGTTTCTTGCGCATACCGAGCTTCACGATGGCGACGCGCCTGATCGCTTCGTCGAGGCGGCGAGGCGCCTACAAACAGGCACGAACGGAATCATCTGCGTCACCTTGGGCAGGCGTGGCGTGCTTGCGCTTGTCGGCGGCGAGGCATTGATGATTGCCGGACGCGCGGTGAAGGCCGTGGATACGACCGGCGCCGGTGACTGCTTTGTCGGCGCCCTCGCCGCGCAGTTGGCGGGCGGCACGGCCATCCGCGACGCGCTCAACTACGCAAATGCGGCGGCATCGATCTCCGTGCAGCGGATGGGCGCTGCGCCATCGATGCCGATGGCGGCGGAAGTGGATGAGATACTGGCAAAACGCGCCTGA
- a CDS encoding NAD(P)/FAD-dependent oxidoreductase: MTAGPVVIIGAGHAGFQLAMSLRQHGFSARVALLNDEGHLPYQRPPLSKAYLKGTGGPDSLMFRPEKFYSDQNIDLISDRAVSIDRVARKVLLASGASLDYGHLVLATGARNRLLDIPNANLDSVRYLRTLDESQSLRDYIAPGQRVIVIGAGFIGLEFAATARAKGLEVDVIELAPRVMARAVTAEISEHFQSRHAAAGIRIHLGVQVTSIESDGSTVTGVSLSDGRHIKADLIVVGVGVLPNVELAAEAGLKVAAGIVVDEHLLTSDPNISAIGDCALYESPRFGGSLRLESVQNATEHARCVAARLTGDAKPYDGLPWFWSDQGPDKLQMVGLTTGYDRVVVRGDRAAGAFSAFCYKAGQLVGIESVNRAGDHMFGRRLLAANGSITPEQAADSSFDLKSALG, from the coding sequence ATGACGGCAGGACCGGTTGTCATCATCGGCGCGGGCCATGCAGGCTTTCAGCTTGCGATGTCGCTGCGCCAGCACGGCTTTTCCGCACGCGTCGCGCTGTTGAACGATGAAGGCCATCTGCCATACCAGCGGCCGCCGCTATCCAAGGCCTACCTGAAGGGGACCGGCGGACCCGACAGCCTGATGTTCCGGCCGGAAAAATTCTATTCCGACCAGAACATCGATCTGATCTCCGATCGCGCGGTGTCGATCGATCGCGTAGCGCGCAAGGTGTTGCTCGCCTCCGGCGCTTCGCTCGATTACGGCCATTTGGTGCTGGCGACCGGCGCGCGCAACCGTCTGCTCGATATTCCCAACGCCAATCTCGACAGCGTGCGCTATTTGCGGACGCTCGACGAAAGCCAGTCGTTGCGCGACTACATCGCTCCGGGGCAGCGCGTCATCGTGATCGGCGCCGGATTCATCGGCCTGGAATTCGCGGCGACCGCCCGGGCCAAGGGCCTCGAGGTCGACGTCATCGAGCTCGCGCCGCGGGTGATGGCGCGCGCGGTGACCGCGGAAATCTCGGAACACTTTCAGTCGCGGCACGCCGCGGCCGGTATCCGGATTCATCTCGGGGTGCAGGTCACAAGCATCGAGAGCGACGGCAGCACGGTCACCGGTGTAAGCCTCAGCGACGGGCGGCATATCAAGGCCGATCTGATCGTGGTCGGCGTCGGCGTCCTGCCCAATGTCGAATTGGCGGCGGAGGCAGGGCTGAAGGTCGCGGCCGGCATCGTGGTCGACGAGCATCTGCTGACCTCCGATCCGAACATCTCGGCGATCGGCGATTGCGCGCTTTACGAAAGCCCGCGGTTCGGTGGCTCGTTGCGGCTGGAGTCGGTGCAGAACGCTACCGAACACGCGCGTTGCGTCGCGGCCCGGCTGACCGGCGATGCCAAGCCCTATGACGGCTTGCCCTGGTTCTGGAGCGATCAGGGCCCTGACAAGCTGCAGATGGTGGGGCTCACCACCGGCTACGACCGCGTGGTGGTGCGCGGCGATCGTGCCGCGGGCGCATTCTCCGCTTTTTGCTACAAGGCCGGACAACTCGTCGGCATCGAGTCAGTCAACCGCGCTGGCGACCACATGTTCGGACGGCGCCTGCTTGCCGCCAACGGCTCGATCACACCCGAGCAGGCGGCCGACAGCAGCTTCGACCTGAAGAGCGCGCTTGGTTGA
- a CDS encoding TRAP transporter large permease, giving the protein MSAPVILGLMTFCFLFFGYLGVPVPFSLMAGVFVGALLADVSLAAIMQKIFDGVDSEALLAIPFFLLVGELMSSANVVVRIANLSLSLVGHIRGGLSQVVVVFSMFFSEMSGSTTADVAVMTRALGGPMKKEGYSPSFIAAIIAAASTIAALVPPSITAVVYGAVGNVSIAGLFMAGVVPGLMIGFGLMIYCYFFGPTGMRRPRAPLRQIVFAAGDAALPLMIPVILLGGILTGAFTPTEAGVVAVIWIIAVVIPALNRGHFKNIPYDFCLAGLIFSLPLITIGAANAFGWMLAYLRGASVIADWIISLAGNDPHLIMLLLVLLFTIVGDFIEPVPTIIIFMPLVNTLTQAGDINAVHMGVVLIATLAFGLITPPYGLVLLMASKFVGVPFSKALRAALPIYVVFLVTITFTIYFPKVVLWLPKQVIPESVGCFKSPSGTGYICPN; this is encoded by the coding sequence GTGAGCGCGCCCGTCATTCTTGGCCTGATGACGTTCTGCTTCCTGTTCTTCGGCTATCTCGGCGTGCCGGTGCCGTTCTCGCTCATGGCCGGGGTTTTCGTCGGCGCGCTGCTTGCCGACGTCTCGCTCGCGGCCATCATGCAGAAGATCTTTGACGGCGTGGATTCCGAAGCGCTGCTGGCGATACCGTTCTTTCTCCTGGTCGGCGAACTCATGAGTTCGGCCAACGTGGTGGTGCGAATAGCGAACCTGTCGCTGTCGCTGGTCGGGCATATCAGGGGCGGGCTCTCGCAGGTCGTGGTCGTCTTCTCGATGTTCTTCTCGGAAATGTCGGGCTCCACCACCGCCGACGTCGCCGTGATGACGCGCGCGCTGGGCGGTCCGATGAAGAAGGAGGGCTACAGTCCCTCCTTCATCGCCGCGATCATCGCCGCCGCTTCCACCATCGCGGCGCTGGTGCCGCCGAGCATCACCGCCGTGGTCTACGGCGCAGTAGGCAACGTCTCGATTGCCGGCCTGTTCATGGCCGGCGTCGTGCCCGGGCTGATGATCGGCTTCGGCCTGATGATCTACTGCTATTTCTTCGGACCGACCGGGATGCGCAGGCCGCGCGCGCCGTTGCGCCAGATCGTGTTCGCGGCAGGTGACGCCGCTCTGCCGCTGATGATCCCTGTCATCCTGCTCGGCGGTATCCTGACCGGCGCCTTCACGCCGACGGAAGCCGGCGTCGTCGCGGTGATCTGGATCATCGCGGTGGTGATCCCCGCGCTCAACCGCGGGCACTTCAAGAACATTCCCTATGATTTTTGCCTGGCTGGGCTGATCTTCTCGTTGCCGCTGATCACGATCGGCGCCGCCAATGCGTTCGGCTGGATGCTGGCCTACCTGCGCGGCGCCTCCGTGATCGCCGACTGGATCATCTCGCTCGCCGGCAACGATCCGCATCTGATCATGCTGTTGCTGGTGCTGCTGTTCACGATAGTCGGCGATTTCATCGAGCCGGTGCCGACCATCATCATCTTCATGCCGCTAGTGAACACGCTGACCCAGGCCGGCGACATCAACGCCGTTCACATGGGCGTCGTGCTGATCGCGACATTGGCATTCGGGCTGATTACGCCGCCATACGGATTGGTGCTGTTGATGGCCTCGAAATTCGTCGGCGTCCCGTTCTCCAAGGCATTACGGGCAGCGCTGCCGATCTATGTGGTATTTCTGGTGACCATCACCTTCACGATCTATTTCCCGAAGGTGGTGCTGTGGCTGCCGAAGCAGGTGATTCCGGAATCGGTCGGTTGCTTCAAGTCGCCGTCAGGGACAGGGTACATTTGTCCGAATTGA
- a CDS encoding TRAP transporter small permease: protein MSIADKLVLQRQHHLKWRAFDRLELFLMIVCGVLCFGFSLSVTADIVTRTLGNPWLWLQEATSTLFIYAIFIGAAVATRRNDHLYLTAVSEAMHGTPRLIVEILIRVVVLAVAGVLIYYGYINYLRGFGSFRLPSNTPIASLYAAIPLSGALIALFTVEQLVNGIRNGFDHPEPPLEDASDIPPADTSFRNRVQP from the coding sequence ATGTCCATTGCCGACAAGCTGGTGCTGCAGCGCCAGCATCATTTGAAGTGGCGGGCGTTCGATCGGCTCGAACTGTTCCTGATGATCGTCTGCGGCGTGCTGTGTTTTGGTTTCTCGCTCTCGGTCACGGCCGATATCGTCACGCGGACCCTCGGCAATCCATGGCTATGGCTGCAGGAAGCCACCTCGACGCTGTTCATCTACGCGATCTTCATCGGCGCCGCGGTCGCCACGCGCCGCAACGATCATCTCTATCTGACGGCGGTCTCCGAGGCGATGCATGGCACGCCGCGGCTGATCGTCGAAATCCTGATCCGCGTCGTGGTGCTCGCTGTGGCGGGGGTTCTGATCTATTACGGCTATATCAACTATCTCAGGGGCTTCGGCAGTTTTCGGCTGCCGTCGAATACGCCGATCGCCTCGCTCTATGCCGCGATCCCGCTGTCCGGCGCACTGATCGCGCTGTTCACCGTCGAGCAACTCGTCAATGGAATCCGCAACGGCTTCGACCATCCCGAGCCGCCGCTTGAGGACGCCAGCGACATTCCGCCGGCCGACACCAGCTTCCGGAACAGGGTGCAGCCGTGA
- a CDS encoding TRAP transporter substrate-binding protein — translation MGNPGKSIFAAIAAAVVMLATGAAAQDAKHYRFAHDQQLNSGYSIAYDIFSAKLKELSKGTMLVDQFPGAQLGQEPQLLQLVKAGDLDFAVVSSANTSTISPQAGVMSLHFLFRSEEHNIKALGDEKVFEAVRDMIDSTTQGIHAIGLGTQGFRNMYGKKEVRKPEDMKGLKVRVQATATEDMMFPAYSAQTVHMPFGSVYTSLQTGVVDFGENAVNVYLINKHYEVAPVLSMTGHEANNCIVWISDKLWQSLSDEQKKWVLAAARDVSVQEPKRAFDLENTAATKLEKMGVKIVKDVDKASFQKIADPYLDKLAKDLGPHADKIKTLIRAIN, via the coding sequence ATGGGGAATCCAGGGAAATCGATATTCGCGGCGATCGCCGCTGCGGTCGTCATGCTCGCTACCGGTGCAGCCGCGCAGGACGCCAAGCATTATCGCTTCGCGCACGACCAGCAACTCAACTCCGGCTACAGCATCGCCTACGACATTTTTTCAGCGAAGCTGAAGGAGTTGAGCAAGGGTACGATGCTGGTCGACCAGTTTCCCGGCGCGCAGCTCGGGCAGGAGCCCCAGCTCCTGCAGCTCGTGAAAGCCGGCGATCTTGATTTCGCGGTCGTGTCATCCGCCAACACGTCGACGATCTCGCCGCAGGCCGGCGTGATGTCGTTGCACTTCCTGTTCCGCTCGGAAGAACACAACATCAAGGCGCTCGGCGACGAGAAGGTGTTCGAAGCCGTTCGCGACATGATCGACAGCACCACGCAGGGCATTCACGCCATCGGCCTCGGCACCCAGGGCTTCCGGAACATGTACGGCAAGAAGGAGGTGCGTAAGCCGGAGGATATGAAGGGCCTGAAGGTCCGCGTTCAGGCGACCGCGACCGAGGACATGATGTTCCCGGCCTACAGCGCCCAGACGGTACACATGCCGTTCGGCAGCGTTTACACCTCGCTGCAAACCGGCGTGGTGGATTTCGGCGAGAACGCGGTCAACGTCTATCTGATCAACAAGCACTATGAAGTCGCGCCGGTGCTGTCGATGACCGGGCACGAGGCCAATAATTGCATCGTGTGGATCAGCGACAAGCTCTGGCAGAGCCTCAGTGACGAGCAGAAGAAGTGGGTGCTTGCCGCCGCGCGGGACGTCAGCGTGCAGGAGCCGAAGCGGGCTTTCGACCTGGAGAACACGGCCGCGACGAAGCTCGAGAAAATGGGCGTCAAGATCGTCAAGGACGTCGACAAGGCGAGCTTCCAGAAGATCGCCGATCCCTATCTCGACAAGCTCGCCAAGGATCTCGGCCCGCACGCCGACAAGATCAAGACGCTGATCCGGGCGATCAATTAG
- a CDS encoding IlvD/Edd family dehydratase, which yields MADGLRKGLTSYGDAGFSLFLRKAFIKAMGYSDDALNRPIVGITNTYSDYNPCHGNVPQIIEAVKRGVMLSGAMPMVFPTISIAESFAFPTSMYLRNLMAMDTEEMIRAQPMDAVVVIGGCDKTLPAQIMAAVSADLPTVVIPVGPMVVGHHKGEVLGACTDCRRLWGKYRAGEIDDVEIEAVNGRLAPSVGTCMVMGTASTMACITEALGLSLPMSATIPAPHAERFRSAEASGRVAAVMARTKGPKPSELLTATSFQNAQVVLQAIGGSTNGLIHLTAIANRTKHRIDLEAFDKLGREVPVLIDLKPSGEHYMEHFHHAGGVPKLMAQLGNLIDLDAKTITGQTLRDVVADAEEVPGQDAIRPRDNPIKAEGAMAVLHGNLAPRGAVIKQSAASPKLLQHTGRAVVFESVEDMTLRVDDSDLDVNADDVLVLRNAGPKGAPGMPEAGYLPIPKKLARGGVKDMVRISDARMSGTAFGTIVLHITPESAVGGPLALVRNGDMIRLDVAKRSIDLLVDEAELAKRRAALAPAVTPEWARRGYAHLFNETILQADEGCDFDFMRGQGKD from the coding sequence ATGGCCGACGGACTTCGCAAGGGACTGACGAGTTATGGCGATGCTGGCTTCTCGCTGTTCCTGCGCAAGGCCTTCATCAAGGCGATGGGCTATTCGGATGATGCGCTGAACAGGCCAATCGTCGGCATCACCAATACCTACAGCGACTACAATCCCTGTCACGGCAACGTTCCGCAGATCATCGAAGCGGTGAAGCGCGGCGTGATGCTGTCGGGCGCGATGCCGATGGTGTTCCCGACCATCTCGATCGCCGAGAGCTTTGCGTTTCCAACCTCGATGTATCTTCGCAACCTGATGGCGATGGACACCGAGGAGATGATCCGCGCGCAGCCGATGGATGCCGTGGTCGTGATCGGCGGGTGCGACAAGACCTTGCCGGCGCAGATCATGGCAGCGGTCTCCGCCGATCTCCCAACCGTCGTCATTCCGGTGGGGCCGATGGTGGTCGGGCATCACAAGGGCGAAGTGCTGGGGGCGTGCACGGATTGCCGGCGGCTGTGGGGAAAATATCGTGCCGGCGAAATTGACGACGTTGAAATCGAAGCCGTCAACGGCCGGCTGGCACCCTCTGTCGGCACCTGCATGGTGATGGGCACCGCCAGCACCATGGCATGCATCACCGAGGCGCTCGGTCTGTCGCTGCCGATGAGCGCGACGATCCCCGCGCCGCATGCCGAGCGCTTTCGCTCGGCGGAGGCGAGCGGCAGGGTGGCGGCCGTGATGGCCAGGACGAAGGGGCCAAAGCCGAGCGAATTGCTGACGGCTACTTCGTTCCAGAACGCACAAGTGGTGCTGCAGGCGATCGGTGGCTCGACCAACGGGCTCATTCATCTGACGGCAATCGCCAACCGCACCAAGCATCGCATCGATCTCGAAGCGTTCGACAAGCTCGGCCGCGAGGTGCCCGTGCTGATCGACCTGAAACCGTCCGGCGAGCATTACATGGAGCATTTCCATCATGCCGGAGGCGTGCCCAAACTGATGGCGCAACTCGGCAATCTTATCGACCTCGATGCCAAAACCATTACGGGGCAAACGCTGCGCGACGTCGTTGCCGACGCCGAGGAGGTACCGGGACAGGACGCCATCCGGCCGCGCGACAATCCGATCAAGGCTGAAGGCGCGATGGCGGTGCTGCACGGCAACCTCGCGCCGCGTGGCGCGGTCATCAAGCAATCGGCGGCAAGCCCAAAGCTGCTGCAGCATACCGGCCGCGCCGTGGTGTTCGAATCCGTCGAGGACATGACGCTGCGGGTCGACGATTCCGATCTCGACGTCAACGCCGACGACGTGCTGGTGCTGCGCAATGCCGGCCCCAAGGGTGCGCCCGGCATGCCGGAGGCGGGCTATCTGCCGATCCCGAAGAAGCTCGCGCGCGGCGGCGTCAAGGACATGGTGCGGATATCGGATGCGCGCATGAGCGGTACCGCGTTCGGCACCATCGTGCTGCACATCACGCCGGAATCCGCCGTGGGCGGTCCGCTGGCGCTGGTCAGGAACGGCGACATGATCCGCCTCGATGTCGCGAAACGCAGCATCGATCTCCTGGTCGACGAAGCGGAGCTTGCGAAGCGCCGCGCGGCGCTTGCGCCAGCCGTCACGCCCGAATGGGCCAGGCGCGGCTACGCGCACCTGTTCAACGAGACGATTCTGCAGGCCGACGAAGGCTGCGACTTCGACTTTATGCGCGGGCAGGGCAAGGACTAG
- a CDS encoding Gfo/Idh/MocA family protein, with protein MNQPLRIGLIGAGMVSRHHLIAWATIPDQARVVAIADPFAENAARRATEFGISQTYASAEAMLATVTLDAIDIAAPREMHAPLVRLAAAKRLPVLCQKPLAPNLREASDLAAEVEASTRLMVHENWRFRGYYRDAAAWLREGRIGQVKQAQLTLLTSGVLPGPDGLCPALERQPFMRRERRMLVAEVLIHHLDTLRMLLGPLQVTAAQLSRSSDLLVGEDGAVIQLATGSGAGVTVFASFAAHGHPAAQVDRLEILGDAGAIRLDGPSLTCSGASPGERTYDLPTEYQGSYNRTIAHFVDALRDNKPFETAPQDNLETLRLVEDCYRLSGWEALR; from the coding sequence ATGAACCAGCCTTTGCGCATTGGCCTGATCGGCGCCGGCATGGTGAGCCGTCATCATCTGATTGCCTGGGCGACTATACCAGATCAGGCCCGCGTCGTGGCGATCGCCGATCCCTTCGCTGAAAACGCCGCACGTCGCGCGACCGAGTTCGGGATTTCGCAAACCTACGCCAGCGCCGAGGCAATGCTCGCGACTGTGACGCTCGACGCCATCGATATCGCGGCCCCCCGCGAGATGCACGCGCCGCTGGTGCGGCTCGCCGCCGCGAAACGATTGCCGGTGCTTTGCCAGAAGCCGCTCGCACCCAACCTGCGGGAGGCAAGCGACCTCGCCGCCGAGGTCGAGGCTTCGACGCGCCTGATGGTGCACGAGAACTGGCGCTTTCGCGGCTATTATCGCGATGCCGCAGCGTGGCTGCGCGAGGGACGCATCGGCCAGGTCAAACAGGCCCAACTGACGCTGCTGACATCGGGCGTGTTGCCGGGGCCGGACGGGCTTTGTCCGGCGCTGGAGCGGCAGCCCTTCATGCGTCGGGAACGGCGCATGCTGGTCGCGGAGGTGTTGATCCATCATCTGGACACGCTCCGCATGCTGCTCGGGCCGCTGCAGGTGACGGCGGCGCAACTCTCGCGTTCCAGCGATCTTCTCGTCGGCGAAGACGGCGCGGTGATCCAGCTTGCGACCGGCAGCGGTGCGGGCGTTACAGTCTTTGCAAGCTTCGCCGCCCACGGACATCCGGCCGCGCAGGTCGACCGGCTGGAGATTCTCGGCGATGCGGGCGCAATCCGGCTCGACGGACCATCGTTGACCTGCTCGGGCGCGTCGCCCGGCGAGCGCACCTATGATCTCCCCACCGAGTATCAGGGTTCCTACAACCGGACGATCGCGCATTTCGTCGACGCGCTCCGCGACAATAAGCCCTTCGAGACGGCACCGCAGGACAATCTCGAGACCTTGCGCCTGGTCGAGGATTGCTATCGGCTGTCGGGCTGGGAGGCCTTGCGATGA
- a CDS encoding GntR family transcriptional regulator, whose amino-acid sequence MKPQEALTEPSAPTREEEQAEVIRRLEEDIIFGRFAPGSRLVEDTLMTRYGASRHFVRQALFQLERQGIVLREKNIGATVRFYSSEEVRQIYEVREMLTRQAALMIALPAPAGLIAQLNELQRQYCAKADAQDLRGIHEANDAFHVALFSACGNPYLVHSLQDYMNLTLPMRAKNLADKEGLALSRRQHELMIELLKGRDSWALAQLCVDHMQYSKSDYLGRIAGDKSE is encoded by the coding sequence ATGAAGCCGCAGGAAGCATTGACCGAACCATCCGCGCCGACGCGCGAGGAGGAACAGGCCGAAGTCATCCGCCGGCTGGAAGAGGACATCATCTTCGGCCGCTTCGCGCCGGGTTCGCGGCTGGTCGAGGACACGTTGATGACGCGCTACGGCGCCAGCCGGCATTTCGTGCGGCAGGCGCTGTTCCAGCTCGAACGCCAGGGCATCGTGCTGCGCGAGAAAAACATTGGCGCCACGGTGCGGTTCTATTCATCCGAGGAAGTGCGCCAGATCTACGAGGTGCGGGAAATGCTGACGCGGCAGGCGGCATTGATGATCGCCTTGCCCGCCCCCGCCGGCCTGATCGCGCAGTTGAACGAATTGCAGCGGCAATATTGCGCCAAGGCCGACGCGCAGGATTTGCGCGGCATTCACGAGGCCAACGACGCCTTTCACGTCGCGCTGTTCTCGGCCTGCGGCAACCCGTATCTGGTGCACTCACTGCAGGACTACATGAACCTGACGCTGCCGATGCGCGCCAAGAATCTCGCCGATAAGGAGGGACTGGCGCTATCCCGCCGCCAGCACGAATTGATGATCGAGTTGTTGAAAGGCCGCGACAGCTGGGCGCTGGCGCAGCTGTGCGTTGATCACATGCAGTACAGCAAGTCGGACTATCTCGGCCGCATCGCGGGAGATAAGAGCGAATAG
- a CDS encoding NAD-dependent epimerase/dehydratase family protein encodes MPRILMTGAAGGIGTSLRKLLPPIYPDLLLSDLTAPADLGKNEQFKAADLADLVQVEAICEGVDGILHFGGYSVEGPWDSILQSNIIGGYNLFEAARKKGVKRVVFASSNHAVGFYPRHHRIGTDVTARPDSRYGVSKVFGEAVGALYADKHGLGVTCIRIGNFGEMPLDHRRLSIWLKPEDLVQLCHIGLDHSDIHFEIFYGASYNERAWWDNHRAYELGYRPTGRGEDFREHAMAEQAKLKPDPVGDYYQGGTFCSMEFDGDKGGIVDWKK; translated from the coding sequence ATGCCACGCATATTGATGACCGGCGCCGCCGGCGGGATCGGCACATCCTTGCGCAAGCTGTTGCCGCCGATCTATCCGGACCTGCTGCTGAGCGATTTGACGGCGCCGGCCGATCTCGGCAAGAACGAGCAATTCAAGGCGGCCGATCTCGCCGATCTCGTCCAGGTCGAGGCGATCTGCGAAGGCGTCGACGGCATCCTGCATTTCGGCGGTTATTCGGTCGAAGGGCCCTGGGATTCGATCCTGCAATCCAACATCATCGGCGGCTACAATCTGTTCGAGGCGGCGCGCAAGAAGGGTGTCAAACGCGTGGTGTTTGCCTCGTCGAACCACGCGGTCGGCTTCTACCCGCGCCATCACAGGATCGGCACCGACGTCACCGCGCGGCCGGACAGCCGCTATGGCGTCAGCAAGGTGTTCGGCGAAGCGGTCGGCGCGCTCTATGCCGACAAGCACGGGCTTGGTGTCACCTGTATCCGGATCGGCAATTTCGGCGAGATGCCACTGGATCATCGCCGCCTGTCGATCTGGCTGAAGCCGGAGGATCTGGTGCAGCTCTGCCACATCGGGCTCGATCATTCCGACATTCACTTCGAAATCTTCTACGGCGCCTCCTATAACGAGCGTGCCTGGTGGGACAACCATCGCGCCTACGAACTCGGCTACCGGCCGACCGGCCGTGGCGAAGATTTCCGCGAGCACGCGATGGCCGAGCAGGCCAAGCTGAAGCCGGATCCCGTCGGCGATTACTACCAGGGCGGTACGTTCTGCAGCATGGAGTTCGACGGCGACAAGGGTGGGATCGTGGATTGGAAGAAGTGA
- a CDS encoding SMP-30/gluconolactonase/LRE family protein — translation MSDAASHSAGWRPATYYPDPAIHALDPRFEKYWLKLSAVERLTTGLRWAEGPVWFGDGRYLLCSDIPNQRILKWEEETGAVSIFRKPSNFANGNTRDRQGRLVTCEHGGRRVTRTEYDGSITVLMDSFNGKRLNSPNDVVVKSDGSIWFTDPVFGLLGNYEGYKAEPEIDMNVYRIDGATGKATIVAEGVLGPNGLAFSPDEKILYVIESRGVPTRKILAYDVSPSGDKLSNKRVFVDAGPGTPDGFRVDIDGNLWCGWGMGDPELDGVVVFAPDGVMIGRIALPERCANLCFGGLKRNRLFMAASQSIYALYLNTQGAPGG, via the coding sequence ATGTCCGATGCAGCATCGCACTCAGCCGGCTGGCGACCAGCGACGTATTACCCCGATCCGGCCATCCACGCACTCGACCCGCGCTTTGAGAAGTATTGGCTCAAGCTGTCGGCGGTGGAGCGGCTGACCACCGGGCTGCGCTGGGCCGAGGGCCCGGTGTGGTTCGGCGATGGGCGCTACCTCCTCTGCAGCGACATCCCAAACCAGCGCATCCTCAAGTGGGAAGAGGAGACCGGCGCGGTCAGCATCTTCCGCAAGCCGTCGAACTTCGCCAATGGCAACACCCGCGACCGCCAGGGACGGCTGGTCACCTGCGAGCACGGCGGCCGCCGCGTCACCCGCACCGAATATGACGGATCGATCACGGTGCTGATGGACTCCTTCAACGGCAAGCGGTTGAACTCGCCGAACGACGTCGTCGTGAAGTCCGACGGCTCGATCTGGTTCACCGATCCGGTGTTCGGCCTGCTCGGCAATTACGAGGGCTACAAGGCCGAGCCCGAGATCGACATGAACGTCTATCGGATCGACGGTGCGACCGGAAAGGCCACCATCGTCGCCGAGGGCGTGCTGGGCCCGAACGGGCTCGCCTTTTCGCCGGATGAAAAAATCCTCTATGTCATCGAGTCCCGCGGCGTGCCGACCCGCAAGATCCTCGCCTATGACGTCTCGCCTTCCGGCGACAAGCTTTCCAACAAGCGCGTGTTTGTCGATGCCGGACCAGGCACGCCGGACGGTTTTCGAGTCGATATCGACGGCAATCTGTGGTGCGGCTGGGGCATGGGCGATCCCGAGCTCGACGGCGTCGTGGTGTTCGCCCCCGACGGCGTCATGATCGGCCGCATCGCGCTGCCCGAGCGCTGCGCCAATCTTTGCTTCGGCGGCCTGAAGCGCAACCGACTGTTCATGGCCGCGAGCCAATCGATCTACGCGCTCTACCTGAACACGCAAGGCGCGCCGGGCGGATAG